A single window of Channa argus isolate prfri chromosome 10, Channa argus male v1.0, whole genome shotgun sequence DNA harbors:
- the cd74a gene encoding CD74 molecule, major histocompatibility complex, class II invariant chain a — MANVQDDAPLDTGSLNGSEEALVTHARPRGGSNSRAFKVAGLTTLACLLLASQVFTAYMVFSQKQQIHSLQKNSDRMSKQLTRSSQAVAPMRMHMPMNSLPLLADFTSDEDTKTPLTKLQDTAVVSVEKQLMDLMEDFQAPQLNETFLANLQNLKQHMNESEWKSFETWMRYWLVFQMAQQKPTTPTPQPASEIRTKCQLEAAPGRSRIGSYKPQCDEQGRYLPMQCWSGTGYCWCVDETGKVIEGTQMRNRRPDCQRDSGFRRMMVAPRMMQKTLSIDDE, encoded by the exons ATGGCCAACGTTCAAGATGATGCTCCCCTGGACACAGGGAGTCTTAACGGCAGTGAAGAGGCTCTTGTTACCCATGCAAGACCCAGAGG ggGCTCCAACAGTCGTGCTTTTAAAGTGGCAGGCCTGACGACCCTAGCATGCCTGCTTCTGGCCAGCCAGGTCTTCACCGCCTACATGGTGTTCAGCCAGAAGCAGCAGATCCACTCGCTGCAGAAGAACTCAGACAGAATGAGCAAACAGCTGACTCGCTCATCTCAGG ctgtGGCCCCAATGAGGATGCACATGCCCATGAACAGCCTGCCCCTGCTGGCGGATTTCACTTCAGATGAGGACACAAAGACTCCCTTGACA AAACTGCAGGACACGGCTGTGGTTAGTGTGGAGAAACAACTGATGGATCTTATGGAG GATTTCCAGGCACCCCAGCTCAATGAGACCTTCCTGGCCAATCTGCAGAACCTGAAGCAGCACATGAATGAAAGCGAGTGGAAG AGCTTTGAGACCTGGATGCGTTACTGGCTGGTCTTCCAGATGGCCCAGCAGAAGCCCACAACCCCCACACCTCAGCCAG CCTCTGAAATTAGGACTAAATGCCAGCTGGAGGCAGCACCTGGACGCAGCAGGATTGGTTCCTACAAGCCCCAGTGTGACGAGCAGGGCCGCTATTTGCCCATGCAGTGCTGGAGCGGCACTGGCTACTGCTGGTGTGTGGATGAGACTGGCAAAGTCATTGAGGGCACTCAAATGCGTAACAGACGGCCTGACTGTCAAAGAG actcaGGTTTTCGTCGCATGATGGTTGCACCCAGGATGATGCAGAAGACtctcagcattgatg aTGAGTGA
- the si:dkey-201i24.3 gene encoding cilia- and flagella-associated protein 157 isoform X2 gives MRHLFRQLNDQSQLEYNKAQERRTQLKEDHGRLIQEEVEKMERDLAEEQLLTVPQRELLVLTRERQVLVLQIEALHTEAQQAERDLEDQQHRHQRDLQCLREESLEVFRVFRQVSEEQRKMSEGRYRSVLLEAVQDAIYLSAQNQQLQADNKQLRKALGELKDTLVVRGEPNQLLNQQQ, from the exons ATGAGACATTTGTTTCGCCAACTTAATGATCAGTCTCAGTTGGAATACAACAAAGCACAGGAGCGGAGGACGCAACTTAAGGAGGATCATGGGAGATTAAttcaggaggaggtggagaagatggagagagaCTTGGCAGAGGAACAGCTACTG ACAGTTCCGCAGAGAGAGCTGCTGGTGCTAACCAGAGAGAGGCAGGTTCTGGTGCTGCAGATAGAAGCCCTGCACACTGAGGCCCAGCAGGCTGAAAGAGACTTGGAGGATCAACAGCACAGACACCAAAGAGATCTGCAATGTCTGAGAGAGGAGAGCCTGGAG GTGTTCAGAGTGTTTCGCCAGGTAAGCGAAGAGCAGAGGAAAATGTCAGAGGGCAGATATAGAAGTGTGCTGCTGGAGGCTGTGCAAGATGCCATATACCTGTCTGCCCAGAACCAGCAACTACAGGCTGACAACAAACAACTCCGCAAAG cactggGAGAGTTAAAGGATACTCTGGTTGTGAGAGGTGAACCTAACCAACTGTTAAACCAGCAACAATGA
- the si:dkey-201i24.3 gene encoding putative uncharacterized protein DDB_G0287113 isoform X1, with the protein MRHLFRQLNDQSQLEYNKAQERRTQLKEDHGRLIQEEVEKMERDLAEEQLLTVPQRELLVLTRERQVLVLQIEALHTEAQQAERDLEDQQHRHQRDLQCLREESLEVFRVFRQVSEEQRKMSEGRYRSVLLEAVQDAIYLSAQNQQLQADNKQLRKGQCASLTPASLKLNSEVKCQRVHKLISTRSSIKLFFFFYSTGRVKGYSGCER; encoded by the exons ATGAGACATTTGTTTCGCCAACTTAATGATCAGTCTCAGTTGGAATACAACAAAGCACAGGAGCGGAGGACGCAACTTAAGGAGGATCATGGGAGATTAAttcaggaggaggtggagaagatggagagagaCTTGGCAGAGGAACAGCTACTG ACAGTTCCGCAGAGAGAGCTGCTGGTGCTAACCAGAGAGAGGCAGGTTCTGGTGCTGCAGATAGAAGCCCTGCACACTGAGGCCCAGCAGGCTGAAAGAGACTTGGAGGATCAACAGCACAGACACCAAAGAGATCTGCAATGTCTGAGAGAGGAGAGCCTGGAG GTGTTCAGAGTGTTTCGCCAGGTAAGCGAAGAGCAGAGGAAAATGTCAGAGGGCAGATATAGAAGTGTGCTGCTGGAGGCTGTGCAAGATGCCATATACCTGTCTGCCCAGAACCAGCAACTACAGGCTGACAACAAACAACTCCGCAAAGGTCAGTGTGCTTCTTTAACCCCTGCTAGTTTGAAATTAAACTCTGAAGTAAAATGTCAAAGAGTGCACAAATTGATATCAACTCGCTCCagcattaaactttttttttttttttacagcactggGAGAGTTAAAGGATACTCTGGTTGTGAGAGGTGA
- the slc35a4 gene encoding probable UDP-sugar transporter protein SLC35A4, giving the protein MIVIQNVGISSPVRIRRDCRKSIRWGVLLGLMIFIYGSHAPLITLTKIDGQVPFNPSSCVVIMELAKLLISLVTLFLTGATSVLRTPPSIFLVAPYAVPATLYAFNNNLVVLMQAYMDPSSYQVLSNLKIASTALLYSFCLGKRLRFSQWLALGLLMGAGVCQSYSTLDLGDPERAHAEAGLRLHITAWGVILMVVYCCVSGLAAVYTERVLKSQKLPLSLQNIYLYAFGVAINGLCSFYVASERSFLEGYSWVVWAIISGQAANGLLMSVVLKHGSGITRLFVISCSMLVNAVLSWAILGLQLTLFFLLPVSMIGQAAYLYYR; this is encoded by the coding sequence ATGATTGTGATCCAGAATGTGGGAATCAGTTCCCCAGTGAGAATTAGGAGAGACTGCAGGAAAAGCATTCGGTGGGGAGTTCTCTTGGGCCTGATGATCTTCATCTATGGCTCTCATGCACCACTCATTACACTCACCAAGATAGATGGTCAGGTCCCTTTCAACCCCTCCTCATGTGTTGTTATAATGGAGTTGGCTAAACTACTAATTTCTCTAGTGACACTTTTTCTAACTGGGGCTACTTCTGTCTTGCGCACTCCTCCATCTATTTTTCTTGTTGCTCCTTATGCAGTCCCCGCCACACTCTATGCCTTCAACAACAACCTGGTAGTTCTCATGCAGGCCTACATGGACCCAAGCTCATACCAAGTACTTTCTAATCTTAAAATTGCCTCTACTGCTCTGCTATACTCCTTCTGCCTGGGTAAGAGGCTCAGGTTTTCCCAGTGGTTAGCTCTGGGGCTCCTAATGGGAGCAGGGGTATGTCAGAGCTACAGCACCCTGGATCTAGGGGACCCTGAGAGGGCTCATGCTGAAGCAGGTCTGAGGCTTCATATCACAGCTTGGGGGGTTATCCTTATGGTGGtttactgctgtgtttcagGACTGGCTGCAGTTTACACGGAGAGGGTACTAAAGAGCCAGAAGCTGCCCCTCAGCTTGCAGAATATTTACCTCTATGCGTTCGGTGTGGCTATCAATGGGCTGTGTTCCTTCTATGTAGCAAGTGAGAGGAGTTTTCTGGAAGGATACTCCTGGGTAGTTTGGGCCATTATATCAGGGCAGGCAGCAAATGGACTCCTGATGTCCGTGGTACTGAAGCACGGCAGTGGTATCACCAGACTGTTTGTCATTTCCTGCTCCATGTTGGTTAATGCTGTGTTGTCGTGGGCCATATTAGGGCTGCAGCTTACCCTGTTTTTCCTCCTACCTGTTTCCATGATAGGGCAGGCAGCTTACCTTTATTACAGATAG
- the LOC137134403 gene encoding SLC35A4 upstream open reading frame protein gives MADGKDPLKHLKDLTQLKSQLEEIQRRVENEVSAGLPKGSTVLGSPFLKGFVAGYVVAKLRSSAFLGILLGTITGIYAAQTYQVPNIERTVKEYTNSFKKGPK, from the exons ATGGCGGATGGCAAG GATCCCCTGAAACATTTGAAAGATCTGACCCAACTCAAAAGTCAGTTAGAGGAGATTCAGAGGCGAGTGGAGAACGAAGTTTCTGCAGGACTTCCTAAG GGAAGCACAGTGTTGGGATCCCCATTTCTGAAAGGCTTCGTGGCCGGCTATGTGGTGGCCAAACTACGCTCCTCTGCCTTCCTCGGCATACTGCTGGGAACAATCACTGGCATTTACGCAGCACAGACCTATCAAGTGCCTAACATTGAAAGGACTGTGAAAGAGTATACGAACAGCTTCAAAAAAGGACCAAAATAA
- the hmgxb3 gene encoding HMG domain-containing protein 3, with product MDVTASKKRKSKAQEENVEKTKKPRSAYLLYYFDVHQILQQEFPNLPQSEVNKRISESWKRLSVAEKSYYLEKAKSEKEGTDTSLSLSKDLPGFRKILPRASYFLLSKSCSSNHQLGIFQPEVILDSLDPRDDGGLTSISLTQEHQFPTLGLAGEVELSEQPIIVSDVVEESAVLSCPTVLQGIPSSSSSSASSSISSKPLAPTDASQGSANPTANGATTKEDEMRLSSNGYGGTMVQQIQAETTQVVAIIPTQNMLEPESIASVSSVGPVMMVSVGPNIEQSAKPSYKMSEKTYTRRGRGRCLNAGCSFVYVTRHKPPTCPECGSHLGGKWIPVAKKTQEKEATSKPCKPETKPNESCHHTPPLGQKENADVSKTNTDGSKKVGRIQQRSRKQHTVSAEKPPEGSKSPKQAKQLKDSIKGKVVQGEEKGKATVPRRPVRPIRPAYHSTGRALFQIITVPPDKGKLQTSNTNRSSAVLRDGFSGLKPSTLKQLGQTVPTTTAKQDISVSAVGGGPVSSLTERRVNILSVVPFKQHTVSSFDLGLSTARGRGRCKNPSCDYMYKNRHKPAVCPKCGCELTQKNTKGSKFGTLLDPYQPLSPEQKEIQHQNTLQLLRHTLQIPESETELQETLKLIQELNSLQIVLVQADDQRHEDGVETVIESGWPQFYESAATHCGLCNYPLFKGDQSTVAGQEDCWLLTETLIQTASLQMKVCLNVQCLALHSFTDLHPGLFNIGNKLLVSIDLFLKMRASIKVGKAPTQAAQSIVDHVPSHPVHSLSPEEFSQIQELILSGYWAFECLTVRDYNDMICGICGVAPKVEIAQRYSNNVLELTNVEFTWPECSVSDEVYVDDFWLTMESEAIEQAAFPTDIPITRVDASIIAPFIPPLMRSPTVINTEKDKMLLDTQPPTGDPSVLVRLIHDGQLRLNKIEDHSEAELRTILDHCGVNVTPGSTKNELLASLLSFYSLVHSGLSTAPQPPTHLTAGKLSKICPHKVVCGSKCLVRGETARDHVDLLLSSRFWPPVYVSDSARKVALCTDMQYPELATQMWGRNQGCFSDPFENSEFVSCAELQDQPYSADLSLVAENQQMHPITKSSSCWMVHPPGAEQPSEPSAPASDHHSMSLCRDLEPYVSLVAELEKEKEEEYEEQGEQKQQIDKAERVSTDQSEDCSSVSYARRQPVVFNNTAFYYLYNRLVDYLTSRDIVTQQINQVVKACQPGEVVIRDALYRLGVAQIKREMEGEGQEGQIETYEVVLPE from the exons ATGGATGTGACAGCctcaaaaaagagaaagagcaaaGCTCAAGAAGAGAATGTTGAGAAAACAAAGAAGCCGAG GTCTGCCTACCTGCTGTATTACTTCGATGTTCACCAGATTTTGCAACAAGAATTTCCCAATCTGCCACAATCAGAGGTCAACAAACGTATCAGTGAGAGCTGGAAAAGGCTCAGTGTGGCTGAGAAAAGCTACTACCTGGAGAAGGCCAagtctgaaaaagaaggcacaGATACA tccctCAGCCTCTCCAAAGACTTGCCAGGCTTTCGCAAAATCCTCCCCAGAGCCAGTTACTTTCTCTTATCTAAAAGCTGTTCCTCAAATCACCAACTGGGAATATTTCAGCCCGAGGTGATTTTGGATTCTCTGGACCCTCGAGATGATGGAGGCTTAACCTCCATCTCCCTCACCCAAGAGCACCAGTTTCCAACTCTTGGGCTGGCTGGTGAGGTGGAACTTTCTGAGCAGCCCATCATCGTTAGCGACGTAGTAGAAGAATCAGCAGTGCTGTCTTGTCCCACTGTGCTCCAAGGAAtcccatcctcctcttcctcctctgcttcatCTTCCATCTCATCCAAACCCTTAGCCCCTACAGATGCCTCACAGGGATCTGCTAACCCTACAGCAAATGGAGCCACGACTAAAGAGGATGAGATGAGACTTTCTAGCAATGGCTATGGTGGGACGATGGTGCAGCAAATACAGGCAGAAACTACACAGGTGGTTGCCATCATACCTACTCAA AACATGCTAGAGCCCGAGTCTATAGCAAGTGTCAGCTCTGTGGGCCCAGTGATGATGGTCTCTGTAGGCCCCAACATAGAACAAAGTGCCAAACCTTCATATAAAATG TCTGAGAAGACCTACACTAGGCGAGGTCGAGGGAGGTGTCTGAATGCTGGCTGTTCATTTGTGTATGTCACTCGTCACAAACCACCAACGTGCCCTGAATGTGGGAGCCACTTGGGTGGGAAATGGATACCTGTA GCAAAGAAGACTCAAGAGAAAGAAGCAACCTCAAAGCCATGTAAACCTGAAACCAAGCCTAATGAAAGCTGCCACCATACACCACCTCTTGGTCAAAAGGAGAATGCTGAtgtcagtaaaacaaacacCGATGGGAGCAAAAAAGTAGGGCGAATTCAACAACGCTCCAGAAAGCAGCATACAGTTTCAGCTGAAAAGCCACCAGAGGGCAGCAAGTCACCGAAACAAGCAAA ACAATTGAAAGACAGTATTAAAGGCAAAGTAGTCCAAggtgaagagaaagggaaagcCACTGTTCCGAGGAGACCTGTGAGACCCATCCGCCCTGCCTACCATAGCACag GCCGTGCCCTGTTTCAGATCATAACTGTCCCACCTGACAAAGGAAAGTTGCAAACTTCGAACACCAACAGATCATCTGCTG TGCTTCGAGATGGTTTCTCAGGTCTCAAACCCAGCACTTTAAAGCAGCTTGGGCAGACAGTCCCGACAACCACAGCCAAGCAG GATATTTCCGTCTCAGCAGTTGGAGGCGGGCCTGTGTCATCACTCACTGAAAGGAGAGTGAATATCCTGTCAGTCGTGCCTTTCAAACAGCACACTGTCTCCAGCTTT GACTTAGGACTCTCCACAGCACGAGGCAGGGGTCGATGTAAGAACCCCTCATGTGACTATATGTATAAGAACAGACACAAACCTGCTGTGTGCCCTAAGTGTGGTTGTGAGCTGACCCAAAAGAACACCAAGGGATCAAAG TTTGGGACTCTGCTGGATCCGTACCAGCCCTTGAGTCCTGAACAGAAGGAAATCCAGCACCAAAACACGCTGCAGCTACTGCGCCATACCCTGCAGATTCCCGAAAGTGAGACAGAGCTTCAGGAAACGTTAAAACTCATTCAGGAGCTTAACAGTCTTCAGATTGTCTTGGTTCAGGCAGATGACCAGAGGCATGAAGATGGCGTAGAGACAGTGATTGAGTCTGGGTGGCCTCAGTTCTATGAATCTGCAGCTACTCATTGTGGCCTCTGCAACTACCCACTCTTCAAAGGAGATCAGAG TACTGTTGCAGGACAGGAGGACTGCTGGCTGCTTACTGAGACACTGATCCAGACAGCTTCCCTCCAGATGAAAGTGTGTCTCAATGTTCAGTGTCTGGCTCTTCACAGCTTCACTGACCTGCATCCAG GTCTTTTCAACATTGGGAACAAGCTGCTGGTGAGTATTGACCTGTTCCTGAAGATGAGGGCCAGTATCAAAGTGGGCAAAGCCCCTACTCAAGCAGCTCAGTCTATAGTGGACCATGTCCCCAGTCACCCTG TCCATTCCTTGAGTCCAGAGGAATTCTCTCAAATTCAAGAGCTTATCCTAAGTGGTTACTGGGCCTTTGAGTGTCTGACAGTTCGAGATTACAACGATATGATTTGTGGAATATGTGGTGTTGCTCCTAAGGTGGAAATTGCACAAAGATACTCAAATAACGTGCTAGAGCTAACGAATGTGGAG TTTACCTGGCCTGAGTGTTCAGTGTCAGATGAGGTCTACGTGGATGACTTCTGGCTGACCATGGAGAGTGAGGCTATCGAGCAAGCCGCTTTCCCCACAGACATCCCCATCACACGGGTGGATGCCTCCATCATTGCTCCCTTCATCCCCCCTCTGATGAGGAGTCCCACTGTTATCAACACAGAGAAGGACAAGATGCTGTTAGATACACAGCCACCTACAG gagaTCCATCAGTTTTGGTGCGTCTCATTCATGACGGTCAGCTCAGGCTCAACAAGATCGAGGATCACAGTGAGGCTGAGCTAAGGACAATACTTGACCATTGCGGCGTGAATGTCACCCCGGGCTCCactaag AATGAGCTGCTGGCTTCTTTGCTCTCCTTCTACTCACTTGTTCATAGCGGCCTCTCCActgccccccaaccccccacacACCTTACTGCTGGCAAGTTGTCCAAGATCTGCCCTCACAAG GTGGTGTGTGGCTCAAAGTGCTTGGTAAGAGGAGAGACAGCTCGAGACCACGTAGACCTCCTGCTGTCCTCTCGCTTCTGGCCGCCAGTGTATGTCAGTGACTCTGCCCGGAAGGTGGCGCTCTGTACTGACATGCAGTATCCGGAACTAGCAACCCAGATGTGGGGCAGGAATCAAGGTTGCTTCTCTGACCCCTTTGAAAATTCAGAG ttTGTATCATGTGCAGAACTCCAGGACCAGCCCTACAGCGCTGACCTTTCCTTGGTAGCAGAGAACCAGCAGATGCACCCTATCACCAAGTCGTCTTCTTGCTGGATGGTTCACCCTCCTGGAGCAGAGCAACCGTCTGAGCCTTCTGCACCTGCTTCAGATCACCACTCGATGTCTCTCTGCAGAGACCTGGAGCCCTATGTCAGCCTGGTGGCTGAgctagagaaagagaaggaagaggagtaTGAAGAGCAGggagaacaaaaacagcaaatagaTAAAGCAGAGAGAGTCTCTACAGACCAATCTGAGGACTGCTCCTCAGTGAGCTATGCACGGCGGCAACCTGTCGTTTTCAACAACACTGCTTTTTACTACCTGTACAACCGTCTGGTTGATTACCTCACCAGTAGGGACATCGTGACCCAGCAGATCAACCAAGTGGTCAAAGCCTGCCAGCCTGGAGAAGTAGTGATTAGAGATGCTCTGTACCGGCTGGGTGTGGCACAGAtcaagagagagatggagggagagggACAAGAGGGACAGATAGAGACTTATGAGGTTGTCCTGcctgaataa